In one Nicotiana tomentosiformis chromosome 6, ASM39032v3, whole genome shotgun sequence genomic region, the following are encoded:
- the LOC138894056 gene encoding uncharacterized protein: MSVTDYEARFFELSRHALMILPTDAERVRRFVVGLHSGIRVNMAREVEMGTSYQLVVEIARRIEGYHQRGREQMQQDKRARFSREFRGAPARGIGQFGRGQPSRPPNPSPLPPRGAPACHYFSAMPESSFRPPAIQGSSSGYSGHQGSSSSYFSAMSESSYCPPAIQASSSWLTGHQSQTSGHQIAAPRGYFECGDLGHLRRFCPRLQGKVVQQGQQPIILAPAVRPPRGRGQAGRGRPRGRGQSGTVHSGGANPPALQPDSMPFRLDQMHWSQMP; encoded by the coding sequence atgtcagtgaccgactatgaggcgaggttttttgagttatctcgccatgcacttatgatacttcctacagacgcagagagagtgcggaggtttgttgtgggGCTGCACTCCGGTATTAGGGTcaatatggcccgagaggttgagatggggacttcttatcagctagtagtggaaattgctcggaggattgagggctaccatCAGAGGGGGAGGGAGCAGATGCAACAGGACAAGAGGGCCCGTTTCTctagagagtttagaggtgccccggctaggggcataggacagtttgggaggggtcagcctagtagGCCCCCAAATCCATCACCactacctcctcgaggtgctcccgCGTGCcactatttcagtgccatgccagagagttcttttCGCCCACCAGCCATCcaaggttcttccagtgggtactcaggtcaccagggttcttccagctcctatttcagtgccatgtcGGAGAGTTCAtactgcccaccagctattcaggctTCTTCCAGTTGGCTGACAGGCCATCAGAGTCAGACATCAGGGCATCAGATTGCCGCACCGaggggttatttcgagtgcggagatcTCGGTCACCtgaggagattctgccccaggcttcagggcaAGGTAGTGCAGCAGGGCCAGCAACCCATAATTTTAGCACCGGCTGTCCGGCCGCCCAGAGGTAGAGGGCAAGctggtaggggccgtcctagaggtagaggccagtcaGGTACTGTTCATTCAGGCGGGGCCAACCCACCGGCActccagccagattctatgccTTTCCGGTTAGACCAGATGCATTGgtctcagatgccgtga